AGAAGCTGTTCGCCTACCGCATGGTCATCTACTCGGTCATCGCCACCGGGGTGCTGAGCTTTTTCGTGTGGGCGCACCACCAGTTCATTGCCGGCATCGACCCCCGCATGGCGAACATCTTCACCGTCACCACGCTGCTGATCTCGATCCCGATCGCCGAGCTGTGCTTCGTCTACATCGCCACGCTCTACGGCGGCTCGATCCGCCTCACCACGCCGATGCTGTGGGCGCTCGCGTTCGTCGCGGAGTTCCTGATCGGCGGCGTGACCGGCATCTACCTGGGTGCGAGCGGCGCCGACATCTTCTTCCACGACACCTACTTCGTGGTTGCGCACTTCCACTACACGTTCTTCCCGATCGCGATCATCGCGGTGTTCGCGGGCATCACGTTCTGGTTCCCGAAGATGTTCGGCCGCTACATGAACGAGACCTGGGGCAAGGTGCACTTCTGGGGCACCATCATTCCGTTCAACTTGATCTTCATTCCGATGTTCCTGCTCGGAATGGCCGGCGAGCATCGCCGTATCTACGACTACACGCACTTCCCGGATCTGGCACTCCCGGAACTGCAGGCGATGCGCATCCTCGCCACCGTCGCGCTGCTGGTCATGCTGGCGTTCCAGCTCGTGTTCCTCGTCAACTTCGTGCTCAGTCTGATGCGCGGCGCGCGCGCCTCGAAGAATCCGTGGAACGCGAACACGCTCGAGTGGACGGCCGAGTCGCCGCCGCCGCACGGCAACTGGGCGGAGCTGCCGAACTGCTATCGCGGGCCCTACGAGTACAGCGTCCCCGGACGCGAGCTCGACTATTGGCCCCAGGACGAGAAGGCGTGAGGGAGGACGCATCGTGAAGTCGATCGCCACCACTCGCAGCGCGATGAACATCCCGACCGGCCGCCTCGCGGTCTGGTGGGTGCTGGTGTCCGAGATCGTGATCTTCGGCGGCCTGCTGGCGTCGTACCTCATGAATCGGCTCACGCACGCGGACTGGGCCGATCAGGCGGCGCACACCAACACGTGGATCGGCGCCTTCAACACGCTGGTGCTGCTGACCTCGAGCCTCTCCGCGGTGCTCGCGCACCAGGCGGCCGAGAAGGGCGACGGCCCCAAGGCCGCGCGACTGCTGTGGCTCACGGTGCTGGGCGGCGCGACGTTCCTGGTCGTCAAGTCGTTCGAGTGGACGCACGAGATCCGCGAGGGCTTCACGATCACTTCGAGTGGATTCTGGTCCTACTACTACACCGCCGCCGGCCTTCACGCGTTCCACGTGCTGTGCGGCATGATCCTGATGATCTGGGTCGCCTCGACCGCCGCCAAGAATCAGGAACTCCACCGCGTCGAGAACATCGGGATCTACTGGCACTTCGTCGACATCGTGTGGATCTTCCTGTTCCCGCTGCTCTACATCGCCAAGTAGTCCGGAGACCGACCGCATGTCCGCGCACGCGAAAACGCACGATGAAGGCCACGCGCCGGGGGCGGGACATCACCGCAACTACGTGAAGATCTGGGCGATCCTGCTGGTGCTCCTCATCGTCAGCGTCACCGGCCCGATGCTCGGCATCCGCGTGATCACGCTCATCACCGCGTTCGGAATCGCGCTGGTGAAGGCCTACATCGTGGCGAAGAACTTCATGCATCTCGACGTCGAGAAGCCGATCGTGCACTGGGCGCTCGCGGTGGCGCTGCTGCTGATGGTGGTGTTCTACGCCGGCATCGCGCCCGACGTCCAGAAGCAGAGCGGCACGCACTGGAAGAAGGCCAAGGTCGAGTCGCACGCGCCGGCGCACGGGAGCGGTCACGAAGGGCACTAGGCGATGAGCACCTCGATGGGTTCCGCGATCGAACCGGCGCGCCGCGCGAAGACCGACCAGGGCGTGTTCGGCATGGCGCTGGTGGTGTTCGTCGAAGTCATGCTGTTCGCGGGCTTCCTGTCGGCGTACATGATCGCCCGCAGCTCGGTCGCGCCGGGCCTGTGGCCGCCGCCCGACCAGCCGCGACTGCCGGTCGAACGCACGCTGCTCAATACTGCGGCGCTGATCGTGAGCGGCATCGTGCTCTACCTGACCCAGCGCGCGGCCACGCGCCGCGGCATCGCGAGCGTCGGACCCGGCCTGTTCGCGACTCTCGCGTTCGGCGCGTTCTTCGTGGGCTTTCAGGGCATCGAGTGGGCGGGCCTGCTGCGTCAGGGCTTCACGCTGACGTCGAGCCAGCTCGGTGCGTTCTTCTACGTGATCATCG
This sequence is a window from Candidatus Eisenbacteria bacterium. Protein-coding genes within it:
- a CDS encoding cytochrome oxidase subunit III — translated: MNIPTGRLAVWWVLVSEIVIFGGLLASYLMNRLTHADWADQAAHTNTWIGAFNTLVLLTSSLSAVLAHQAAEKGDGPKAARLLWLTVLGGATFLVVKSFEWTHEIREGFTITSSGFWSYYYTAAGLHAFHVLCGMILMIWVASTAAKNQELHRVENIGIYWHFVDIVWIFLFPLLYIAK
- a CDS encoding cytochrome C oxidase subunit IV family protein, which codes for MSAHAKTHDEGHAPGAGHHRNYVKIWAILLVLLIVSVTGPMLGIRVITLITAFGIALVKAYIVAKNFMHLDVEKPIVHWALAVALLLMVVFYAGIAPDVQKQSGTHWKKAKVESHAPAHGSGHEGH